The nucleotide window CATTATCATACCCAAAAATACATGGATCTCCAAAGCTAGAGAAAAAAAGCGACTTGATTCCCAATGGATTAAATTCGCTGAAAGTGTAGCTGATTTGCTGATCAGATTGTCCGTTGAATAACTGTAAACTTATCGGTAATGGGCATTCCTTCTGGTAGTATTTACCCCCATTTTCTGTACTTTGTTCAAACAAAGAATAAAGGATACCATGGTATGGGGAATAATGGACAGCAAATATTCTATATTCATAAGCTGCAATGGCTACCACCGGGGACATTTTCTCCAAAGACATAGGAATACCGAAGACGTTGAACATTCTAATGTATCCTAGAGAAGTTGCCACAACCACCTTTTTTGGAGTAGCAGCAATACTAGTAATTCTTTCCGATGGAGCTAATGGTATTTTCTTTGTCCACTTTGAATGGCTAAAGCTGTCATGAGGTCTATAAAATATGTCACCAGACTTGCTTTGAGCAAAAAACGTTCCATCCTCACTCAGGGAACATACATCATAACCAAATAAATCTTCAAAATGGTATTCACGGAAACGACCAACATCAAAAAATGATACTGTAATTGTGAATTGACCGGAAGCACTTTTTACAGTCCATACAAAACCTAGATTGCTCATTGTTAAATATCTCTTATCAGCAGATCCAAAGGGTGTACCTCCAGGTGATATTGGCTTATAATGAAACCTAGACTGTGGTTGATTTTTGCTAATCCTTACAGTTGACGAAAGAGACGCAACCGGACCTATTTTAGGTTTCTTTGTCACGTAGCCtccatcatcatcatcatcatcaatgAATTGCTCATCATCTCCATAGTTATATTCCCTTTTACTATTTTCTTCTTGATCTTCATTATCGGTAAACACATTTTCAGAGTTAAGATCCAATTTGGTGTCATTTTCATTATACTGGGATGGTAAGGGTGTGCCTAATTCATCATCGTCGGAATCCAGAAATAACGCATTTTTCTTAGATTTTGGGAGTTCGTTTTCAAGTGAATCGTTTTTGTCAGCGGAGAATGCATCCAATTCTGCAATACCTTTTACGGTCACTACTTCACCTGTCCAAGTACCTAATAACAGCTCTAAACTACTGCCTTTTGCGTTCCAAATTATATTCGTTAATTTGTAGCTTAGGTCCTTAGAATAATATACCTTTCCACTGATTGTATCCCAGATAGTAAGTCTATTCGACAAGTCTGTTGCCGCGATATATCTGCCTTGGATAGGTTCGAAAAGCAAAGAAGTGAAATAAGACTTGGCTTGCAAAGCCAAAGTCTTAATCAAAGAGAAATCACTGAGATTAAATATTTTTACTGTCCCATCTTTTGAAGGAATCGCGAACTGTAAACCACGCGGATGCCATGATACTCTTGTACATAACCTATTTTCATCACAATATTCGGCCGTTCCCTCCTCATTTAGGCCTATATCATTGTAAAAGTTCTTCTCAATATAACCTTCGAGCCTTTTAACTTCATTAGGAGTCTCAGAAGTGAGGGAATAAAATACAATCGTGCCATCAACTAAGGTTACAGTCAAAATATTCATCTGTGAATTATATGACATCTGTGATAGCTGCTCATTCAGCCTTATAGTATCCTTTTTGTGGCCTACGTTTAAATCAATGAAGGTCAATTCAAGGTCGTCTCCGCCAACAACACATGTTTTACCAGCATGTATAGCTACACAGTCTCGCAATGGAAGGGCCGACCTGAACAGTAATTCAGTCTTACCACCTTTTGAATATTGGTATACATCGCCATTTATCGAAGTTACCAGAATATAGCTATCTTCATATGCAAAAACAGACGTAGGCGATTGACATGTCTCTAATATTTCAGGCTCATTATGTGGTTGATCTAGATACAGAACTTTTGTTAACTGATTCTTATTGACAACAAATAAACAGTTCTTATCACTTAATAAGCCAAGCAATGTCTTTTCACCCGATTGAAAAACTAACTTATCACTGATCTCAGGCATCGTACAGTCTTGATACTAGCTTGTGTTCGTTGTAATGAGTTTTATGTTGAAATTATCTTAACGCGTTTATTGACGGGAAAGTGAAACACGGTAAAAACAGTCCAGATTTAAGTAGTTGCAACTTTTTACACCAATAACCCTGATCAGTTGTTAGTAATGGTTTATACTCATCATGAATTACATTGTTAcatattaatattattatcACATGACCTGCTAATTATATCTAACTTTTCTAATAATGACTTTATAAAGTTCACTGAGGATACAACTAACAGATCATACGTTTTAGATAGAGTAGTATTTCCATCTTTGTGCCCTTCCTGTGTTTAAATCGTCGCATTGGCAACCAAATCGAAAGACAGTTTTATTAGATTATCCGTAATAAGACACCAACACAACCGTGTAAATTACCAGAAACCAACATGGACAACACGTTTAACGAACTAGAGTTACCAATCATCCAAGAGGTAACTAGAGATCTATTCACAGATCTTGTCCTAGATCCTAGCAAGGAGTTTGATGTCAGTGAATTCCTTTTACAGAATAATTTCCAATACGTCTCATTAGATGATTTATCGAAGCAGATGAAACGTTTAAAGTCGGATATTAATGCAGCATTGGTGGATGAAGTAAGTAACAGTTATACAGAGCATTTATCTCTATGCGACAGCTTCAGCGCTGAAGACCAAAGTCTGGTCCTTTCAAATGCTCAACAGGCACAGCAGGATATATCAAGATTTCAGTTCAAGTTAAAGCAGCTACTTGAAAACGATATTCAGACCACTTCGGAAACTATAACCGATACTCTAGAATACCTTAAGTCCCTAGATTCTTTACAGCTTTGTTTGCAAAAGCATACCACACTGCATGAGCACTTCCAAATTGCAAGAAAGCTATGTACAGCCCTAGAAGGGCTGAGTTCTGATATTTCAAGTACCAGTGACCATTTGGGAGGAGAGTTACTCAGAGAAGCACATAACCACCTCAATTCTGCATACGAGGTTTTACAAGACATTCAAGGTACAAAATCGCCACTGGTGGCTAGATTTTGGAATGAATATCATAGCCTGTTGAACCAGTTCCATGATGTTATATCTTTATTAGCGGAAAAATGCTGTGAGAATTCCACAATACTCCCTAATATTACCCAAAACCTACTTGATATGACAAGTAAGAGTTGAAGGTACTATTTGGAGACATCAGAAACAGTAATAATAACAGAGCGCTTATTTAGAGCTCTAAATGTATCAGATCTAAGTGTTATATAGCATTTAATAAACATTCTCAACAATCGTTTAATACGTACTGTAATACCTTCCGAGTTTTCTATCAAGAAAACTTTTCTATGCAAGAATGAATCTACAGTACCAATTATGGAATTTAGAGGTAGTTAACTGACACGTTTGTAATGTTTAACTTTGGATATAATTCCAACGCCAATTCCAATCAAGGAAACACCGCGGCTAGCACCTTTGGAGCAAAGCCTGCAGGAGGTGGCTTTACATTTGGTGCAAACAATGCGAACACTTCCGGCAGTACTGGTTTCTTTTCAAATAACGCGAACAATTCTTTAGCTTCTCCACAAACAGGTACCACTGGTGGTTTATTTGGTGCTCAAAACAATCAGAGGAATGATGTTTCTGGAGGTGGCTTCTTTGCCAATAACAATACGAACCGTGCAACTAGCGGTCCTACTGGAGGACTTTTTGGGCAAAGTAACAACCAGCAAGCTGGAAATACCGGTAGTCTATTTGGAGGTGACAATAGACCTCAGAACCCTTCAACCCTGGGCGGTGGATTCGGTAATCAGCAAGTGGGAACTGGTACGACTGGAATTTTTGGACAGAACAACGCGTCTATCAATAATTCTGGCACAGGAGGACTTTTTGGACAGAACAACACGTCTACGAATAATTCTGGCGCAGGAGGACTTTTTGGACAGAATATGAATAATAGTTCAACAACTGGCGGCCTATTTGGACAAAATAACATAGCATCTAATACAATTTCGAACACTGGTGGTTTAGTTGGGCAAAATAACGCGTCATCAGGGACAAATAACAATACTGGCAGCTTATTTGGACAGAATAATACCGGATCTATGAACACGAATATTGGTGGATTCTTTGGACAGAATAACTCAGGTACCTCTGGACAAACTGGCGGGCTTTTTGGTCAAAATAACTCAGGAGGAAGCAGTCTATTCGGCCAGAAGCCCCCTGCGGCAAATGCTCCGTCTACAGGAGGCTTATTTGGTCAACCCTCATCTACGCTACAGCAACCgcaacagcagcaacaacagcagcagaaTTCCCTCTTTACACCTACCGTTAAAACTACGCAACCTTCTTTTGCATGGTCTCAGCAACCCACCTCACAGTTGAACGGTCTGCAAGGTCAACAACAGACCGAACAGAAACCACAGCAGTTGCAACAAAATCAACAACAAGCGCTGCTATATGACCCAAGACACCTTTCtcagcaacaacagcaacaacagcagcatTCGAACTATCCTCAACAGATCCAAGAACAGATAATGAAGTGTATGGAATCTTGGAATCCAAACAACCAGAGATCAAAGCTGCGTACATTTGTTTATAACAAGTGCAACGAAACTGAAGCAATCTTATACAGCAAACCGGCTAACGTCACACAAGAAGATTGGGATAAAGCGCTTATAAACAAGCCCAATGCCAATGTAATTCCAATTGAGATTAAGGGCTTTGAAGATCTAAATCAGCGGCATAACCTACAAAGAGATCATGTTGCTCAAGCGCGTATTATTTTATCACAGATCCTGGAGAAATTGACAAACGTTTCTCAAAAACATGAGCTAGATACTGCTACAAGAATACTTAAAGCACAATCACGCAATTCCAACATCCAGAATCGTATCATGAAGTTGGCTACTCAAATAGCCATTTTGAAGAGCAAGGGCTTGCCACTGAGTGTTCAGGAAGAAAACCTAGTGGTTGAATTTAAGAAATTGCTGGACAGCAGCAACGATCCAGCAGGTCTAGGCAAAAACAATGAATTATGGGCTCGTCTTGCAGTTCTGAAAGAACGTGCTAAAACCCTCAGTAACCAGCTTGACAGCACACTCGTTGTTATCGCAGAGAATGGCGGTGCTAGTGCTTCAACTGGCGATGCAAATGATGAAAATCAAATTGATGGTGAAGAGAGACGcattgatgaagaagtaGTCAATCGCGTCAATAAGATTGCTGATATTTTGATGAACCAACAACGTGGCTTGATTTATTTACATGATGTATTGGAGAAGGACACACAGGTTGTTGACAAATTTTTGATCAAGTAAATGAACACAAATACGTAGAATAGACATTATTGCAGTATAGTTTAATTCTAACCACAGATATAAATTGTGCATCGCAAGTAACATCAATTACCCTGTACATAATTTTAGAAATGTGAAGTTGAATTAGAGTCATTGTAGTAAACCTGAAATTCCCATTTCAAAGAAATATTGATTAGACGTGGTGTATAATATTTTAATCATTGACCATTAATTTTACCAAACGGAATGAAAAATGAAAACTGTATCCACTAAAACTTATCTACATGCGAAGCGACAGAAAACTCTAAACTATAAAACTAATCCTGAATCTTAAATGTAAAAAATTCTGCAATAAATGATATTTATTTCCATTGTTTTCTAATAAAGCTCCAAAGCATAGGAGAAGTCCATAGTAGGGCAGCGACATATGCAGCGGATATAATCACGCTGTTAGTTTGTTCTTGATGCTTCTTAAGCTCTTCTTCTGATGGTTGTTGTTCACCAAGGCCAAACATTTCGATTGAAGCTAGGAATAATCGCAATAGACTGTTATGCACTGATATACAAAAATATCCTCATTTAAATACTATTAGTCTCATTACTCAAACTACTCTTAAAATTAATATGGTAATTTTTCTTAGCATCCAATTATCATGTTAAACGATATTTCAACGTCACAATTGACGATAAGTCTAAAATAGAGAACTTAGCTGCTTAAGCTTTCTATGAAAAGAGTAATACTGGTAATTGAAGTCAGCTCTTCTGTTGATATAATTATTTTAAAACCTAATTTAGGTTTATTAAGAGAGATGAGTGATAATCTAAAGGAACAGAGGATTGATGACGCTTTAACCGAACCTCGGGAACTATCTCAGCCAATGGTTAGGGGCGAAGAATCATCTCAACCAGTAGAAAGACAAAGGAAGCATATTGACAAAAGCGACGATGATGAGGATTTTAATACACTCACTAGAACAAATGTTTCAAGTTTACCTGTGACGAAGTATCCTGAGGGCAGTGGCCCTCTTGGGGAATTACCCGCAAGAAGACAGGTTTTGGAAGCTAAAATGGAAAGACTACTAAAAAAGCCTAAGGCAAGACAGAATCGAcatgatgaagatgatcTTGAGCAATATTTGGACGAAAAGATTTTGCGCTTGAAAGATGAGATGAACATGGCTGCTATGAAAGATATTGAGACGTTGAATCGACGGATCGAAACCGGTGATAATAAATTAGTTGTGATGGAAAAGGTAGTACTTTTGCCTAAGGTAGTTAGTGTATTGAACAAAGCGAACCTCGCGGATACGATTTTAGATAataatcttcttcaaagtGTACGTGTTTGGCTGGAACCTCTTCCTGATGGGTCATTGCCTTCATTCGAGATCCAGAAATCATTGCTTACCGCCATAGAAAATCTACCTGTTAAAACAGAGCATTTGAAAGAAAGTGGATTAGGTAAAGTCATCATATTTTACACGAAGTCGAAGAGAGTCGAACCAAAGCTTGCACGGATTGCCGATAGATTAGTCTCAGAGTGGACCAGACCTATTATTGGTGCATCGGATAATTACAGGGACAAACGGGTGTTGAAGCTGGAATTCGATGTCGAAAAGCATAGAAAGAAATCTGCGCTAGACAATGCGAAGTCgaaaaagagaaagaagGCTGCTGTTGATGAAGAGAAGCACAAATCACTCTACGAACAGGCCGCTGCAAGGAGAAACAGAGCAGCAGCTCCAGCACAGACGACTACTGATTATAAATACGCTCCAGTTAGCAATATATCCAACTTAAAGACAGGAATTAGGACCACTGGTGTAGGATCAACACTAAACAATAGTGACCTATACAAGAGATTAAACTCCAGGATGGTTAAGTCTAAGAAATCTAAATAATGCGCTAGTAATTACCATTGTAACTTCATTTATAAAAAATCTCAAGAGCATTTTCCACCGGCGGCTAGGTTCGCAGATGAGATTAAATAGATTAGAATGATAAAGTTTTATATTTCTGAAAACGTGCAATTATAAAAATATCTCTAAATACATTTTTATATGTCGTGAGTAGTACAGAAGAAAGGAATGAAAATATCTTTGACGACCTGATTAGGATCTTGGcttttccttcttttccttcCACAAAGCCAACAAAGAGACACCAGAGACCTTGACGACCTTGAATCTAACACCTGGAATATCACCCTTAGCCTTACCCTTTCTACCGAAACCAGCCAACAAGACTTCGTcgttttcatcaacaaaGTTCAAACAACCATCGTTTGGAACGAAAGCAGTAACCTTCTTACCGTTCTTGATCAATTGAACTCTGACACACTTTCTGATAGCAGAGTTAGGTTGCTTAGATTCGACACCAATCTTTTCCAATACAATACCCTTAGCGTGAGAAGAACCACCGAATGGAGATGACTTAAAGGCAGTACCCAATAATCTCTTCTTGTATGTTTGTTCGGCCCAACGGCTGTAATTAATAACGTTAGTAAATGCACTCAAAGTGGATTCATGTATAGCTAAAAATCTTCAGTATTTCCAGAGGGATATAGGAATGAATTCCATAACAAATAAATCAATCCTGTGATATATTTGCTAATAGCTCATTGATACGCGAGACCAGCTAAAAATGTAACTATCTTATTGCAATTTAACATACTTGTTTCTTCTGTGGACACGCAACTTTCTAGCGGAGTTCAAACCTCTTGGCTTACCCTTACCCATCTTGGTCGTTAGTTACTGTATTATGTGCTCTATCAAATATGTTATCAACAATTGCTACAATAAAGTATTAGTTTTTTTGAATATTCAGAGTTCGAGGGTAGTAGGACTATCGATCCGAACAGACTCTGGCCGCATCGACCTGCGTCCGTGTAGAATAGCGCGTCCGCCTAGCTTGCTACTAACCCGCCTGGATCCCGCGAGCCCCGCCTAGCGGTGGAGGCTGCGCAGCTCCCGCGAAAGCCGCACACCACCCGCTAAGACGCATACACTTTCCTTCAATTTTCATGAACCTCACAGGTAAATGTATGGGTTAAATTAATATAATATAATGTACGGATGTCAGTCGCAACATGAATTCATTTTgatatgaagaagaaaatgTTACTAAAGCACGAGATTAAACGCGTCAACCAAAACCTCATTGAGCAATTATGCCAGATAACCATAGCTCTATCACTCGTGATGTTATTGAAATACTTATTGCCCGCTACCTGAATAAACATAATTACGATCAAACATTGCGGAATTTCCTAACTGAAGCTCGATTGCCTCTATCAACTGTCGAGAAAACAGATAATTTGGAAGATCTTGACACGATTATTGCCGAAAGGATTGCGTTTAAGAAATTCGATAATAGTTCAAGATTGAAGTCAGATATTAATGAGGTTTTACCTCCTGATGAAGAGCTAGATAAACTTCCAACATGGAACCATACAATCAAAGGTACGGTTGTCGAGAATGTTCCTCAGCCGGGAGCTTTAGCGGTAAACGCTTCTGTAGGTCTACCATTAGGATTGGTGGTTTCTACAGCTGCAAAGGAGGTCTGCGTCTTTGACAAATCTTCTCAAATTAAGCATAGGTTTAAATGTGACGGTGTAATAAAGAAGTGTGGGTTGCTACCCAATGTAGCTGGGgatattatatattatgCATGTGGAATGGATGGCACTATGTCTATTTATGGTAAGAACTGGGAACGCTTGGGTCGGTGGAAACTGCACAACAGAGTAATCACATTTATGGAGTTTTTTGTAACTCAACGTGATGAAATAATATGTTTTAGTACAGGGTTCGATAAACTGCTCATCGTTAGTAAGCTGGACTTGAAAACTTTGTCACTTGAGACATTGGATACAGATGAATTGGTCTCTCAATGCACTACTCTTAAGGTGTTGCAAGGAGAACAAGAGGAGCCCATCATTTTATATACACGAATGGATTTCAGTCACCTGCATATTTTAAAATTGGAAGACTATAAGATTATTGAAAGGTGTCGAATTGCATTGAACACAGCCCAGTTTAGTACGCATGCTTTTAACATACATGATATGCTTGTATGCGGCGAAAGCCACATTACAAACAAAAATTTGAATATTCAACGGATCAAACAGGGATCCTACTTAGCACTAGCAACATCACATTGTCCATATATGAGAATAATTCTGGTGAAATTCCCAAATTTGAGTGATGAGTATTTAGCAAAACAAGGTAAAGAGGCGAACCGTCCTTTTATCCATTATGATATGGTCGTGCGAAGCATCGCAACCAACATCCCGCAGGATGTCTATGCTCAACCGATATTAGCCTTGCGCCCCCATACCTCTGATGTTGTAGTAGGATGTGCTACAGGCCTATACGCTGTTGATATCCAGTTGGGTACTTCATGGTTATTACCAATTATAACACAGGATGCAGGAATCAAGACAATGGCTGTCTATGATAATAAGGTGTATTTGTTTCTTTCAAACCAATCTCTTGTTTTATGGAGTTTATGTTAATTAGTGTGAGGTACTTAATGCCAGACTAAAGATACACAATTAGAAATTATTATTAAGGTATATGTTAAGCAGTGATGATTTCTCATGACATCTTCTTACTGGTTACTTATTACTTCATCTGTTTGGATTTCAAGGCTGTTTAATGTGTCATAGTAACGGTCCACAGCTTCTTCTTTACTGCGACATACGTGGTCTTTAGAAACTTCATCCATTGGAATGTATACTGATCTGCCTTCCCAACGTTTATTGTTATTAACGGGCATTTTCAAAGATTCTGGCCACTCCATTTCGACTGCTTCAGATTCAGAGCTTCCGTCTTCTGTTTTCTCGAATACAACCCTATGGACTCGTTCGGTAATGTAAACTGGAACTGTGGTTCCATTGCTGAACATCAAAAAGAACCAACCGAAAGGACCAGTACCTGGAGATTGGCCTGATTTCTGAACAAAATCCCAGCGCAAATATACCACCACCAAGTCTTTGTACTTAGTTTTGAATTGTTGACATGTTGTGTCAATATCTAAAGGACCGGGTGCTAGCGAATCATCGTGAGTTACCTCAGCCAAGTAATCAGTTGGTGACTGGAATGGATGGTATACCCTGGTTTTTTTACCAGCAAACAGAATATGGGGTTTCGGTTCCTTCCAGCGACCAGGGGTTACTAAACTTGAACTTAATTTTGGAATCATATGACACTTTGAAGTATCGGATACTTCGGTAGCATCAGTCTCATTGGATAGATCAGTGACATCAGAGACATCGGTAGCATCGGTAGTGTCCGTAATGTCAGTGGTGTCAGAAGCATCTACAACGTAATCAGAGCACATGTATTCTTGACAATAATCGTCAACTAAGTCAAGTTTAGCATCGTCGCAGCTATCTCCGTCCTCTAGTACATGTAGTGCAGAAGTAAGTACTCGGATGCGTTCTGCAAGTCCGTCAATCTTTGGCAGCACAGTGTTTTCAAACAGTTCTGCACCTGGTTCGAAAGACTTATCATCCATCGATTCCAAAATATAATCATATGCTATTCCTCCTGGTCCGAGGAAATTCTCTAGCATTGTCCAATATTCTTTTTTTGGAGGCTTCACTGCCATCCAAGACTTACAAAAGGATTTAAATTTTGAACTGCGACACGTTAATTTACCGTAAACCCTCTTGTTTAGTCTTAGAAACCAATTAGACATTTCTTCTTTAATTCTCTCCGCTGAAATTTGGCCAGTTTGCCGAAATACTTGATTTATGTGCTCTTCGAATATCAGGTAATCATCCTCATCGTCTTGTTCTGTCCGAGTGATATCACCCATGTCAGGACCCTTTGTTTCTAATACCTGCTCATAGTATTGTGGAAACGGTTCAACACCCATAATTTTATTACAGACTTCTGAAAAGTGGTCCAaattttgtttttgaaGCTTTTCATATTCCGAAAGACCTATGAACTTCGCTTCATCCTCATCCTCATCATTACAATATACGAGGTTGTTAGAATTAAAAGGGTTATCTTTTTCGTCTTCTGCAGTTTCCATTTGATGATCATATTCGTCGTATTTTTCGGACAGATAATCGTATAGTCCTGTTTCGATACCAGGATATCGTGGGGAGAGTTTGAGCTTCATAGCTTCGTTACTGTGTGCGTCTATCTGGTTCGCGTATATATTTGCTCTAGACATCAGCATTAGCTTTATTAAAAAGATGAAGCTTATTGAAATTCAATTTATGACACTAATGTTATTTGAAGCTTTATCTTATAAAAATACACTGACCTAATACGCTTCTCTATATATATTCATACTAGTATTTCGTTATTTGCTAAGAAGCCATCAAACACTCAGAAACCCTATACAAAGTGCTTATTACAACGCAACATTCCTTACTATATTAAAAATTGGAAAGCTATTTTAGGCGTACTCTATGTACTATTAAAACAATGCGATGAAACTATTTATTACTACACTGTTTCCAATCTCGATTACATAACCCACACTGACGCTTCATCTATTGACATTTGTTACTTACTTAATCAAGTGCTATAGGT belongs to Eremothecium sinecaudum strain ATCC 58844 chromosome IV, complete sequence and includes:
- the CTF4 gene encoding chromatin-binding protein CTF4 (Syntenic homolog of Ashbya gossypii AAR103C; Syntenic homolog of Saccharomyces cerevisiae YPR135W (CTF4)); translated protein: MPEISDKLVFQSGEKTLLGLLSDKNCLFVVNKNQLTKVLYLDQPHNEPEILETCQSPTSVFAYEDSYILVTSINGDVYQYSKGGKTELLFRSALPLRDCVAIHAGKTCVVGGDDLELTFIDLNVGHKKDTIRLNEQLSQMSYNSQMNILTVTLVDGTIVFYSLTSETPNEVKRLEGYIEKNFYNDIGLNEEGTAEYCDENRLCTRVSWHPRGLQFAIPSKDGTVKIFNLSDFSLIKTLALQAKSYFTSLLFEPIQGRYIAATDLSNRLTIWDTISGKVYYSKDLSYKLTNIIWNAKGSSLELLLGTWTGEVVTVKGIAELDAFSADKNDSLENELPKSKKNALFLDSDDDELGTPLPSQYNENDTKLDLNSENVFTDNEDQEENSKREYNYGDDEQFIDDDDDDGGYVTKKPKIGPVASLSSTVRISKNQPQSRFHYKPISPGGTPFGSADKRYLTMSNLGFVWTVKSASGQFTITVSFFDVGRFREYHFEDLFGYDVCSLSEDGTFFAQSKSGDIFYRPHDSFSHSKWTKKIPLAPSERITSIAATPKKVVVATSLGYIRMFNVFGIPMSLEKMSPVVAIAAYEYRIFAVHYSPYHGILYSLFEQSTENGGKYYQKECPLPISLQLFNGQSDQQISYTFSEFNPLGIKSLFFSSFGDPCIFGYDNVLLVLSKWRNPMESRWIPLVDSQLELWMLSGGKNPTDVHVWPLGLNYDTMNYILIKGKHFWPEFPLPLPSEMEIRIPLLDKDQLVKNEKENNNEQEEVVVPVTIAAEEEYLRSKILVELLTDTIENDGELYGNENEILQSLFGAHDRSLLRLFAAACSNQDSDKALSLVKELKQDKALTAATKIAQRAELLMLVKKVAEIRDARYELQLART
- the COG2 gene encoding Golgi transport complex subunit COG2 (Syntenic homolog of Ashbya gossypii AAR104W; Syntenic homolog of Saccharomyces cerevisiae YGR120C (COG2)); amino-acid sequence: MDNTFNELELPIIQEVTRDLFTDLVLDPSKEFDVSEFLLQNNFQYVSLDDLSKQMKRLKSDINAALVDEVSNSYTEHLSLCDSFSAEDQSLVLSNAQQAQQDISRFQFKLKQLLENDIQTTSETITDTLEYLKSLDSLQLCLQKHTTLHEHFQIARKLCTALEGLSSDISSTSDHLGGELLREAHNHLNSAYEVLQDIQGTKSPLVARFWNEYHSLLNQFHDVISLLAEKCCENSTILPNITQNLLDMTSKS
- the NUP57 gene encoding FG-nucleoporin NUP57 (Syntenic homolog of Ashbya gossypii AAR105W; Syntenic homolog of Saccharomyces cerevisiae YGR119C (NUP57)), encoding MFNFGYNSNANSNQGNTAASTFGAKPAGGGFTFGANNANTSGSTGFFSNNANNSLASPQTGTTGGLFGAQNNQRNDVSGGGFFANNNTNRATSGPTGGLFGQSNNQQAGNTGSLFGGDNRPQNPSTLGGGFGNQQVGTGTTGIFGQNNASINNSGTGGLFGQNNTSTNNSGAGGLFGQNMNNSSTTGGLFGQNNIASNTISNTGGLVGQNNASSGTNNNTGSLFGQNNTGSMNTNIGGFFGQNNSGTSGQTGGLFGQNNSGGSSLFGQKPPAANAPSTGGLFGQPSSTLQQPQQQQQQQQNSLFTPTVKTTQPSFAWSQQPTSQLNGLQGQQQTEQKPQQLQQNQQQALLYDPRHLSQQQQQQQQHSNYPQQIQEQIMKCMESWNPNNQRSKLRTFVYNKCNETEAILYSKPANVTQEDWDKALINKPNANVIPIEIKGFEDLNQRHNLQRDHVAQARIILSQILEKLTNVSQKHELDTATRILKAQSRNSNIQNRIMKLATQIAILKSKGLPLSVQEENLVVEFKKLLDSSNDPAGLGKNNELWARLAVLKERAKTLSNQLDSTLVVIAENGGASASTGDANDENQIDGEERRIDEEVVNRVNKIADILMNQQRGLIYLHDVLEKDTQVVDKFLIK
- the TOM5 gene encoding Tom5p (Syntenic homolog of Ashbya gossypii AAR106C; Syntenic homolog of Saccharomyces cerevisiae YPR133W-A (TOM5)), producing MFGLGEQQPSEEELKKHQEQTNSVIISAAYVAALLWTSPMLWSFIRKQWK
- the SPN1 gene encoding transcription factor SPN1 (Syntenic homolog of Ashbya gossypii AAR107W; Syntenic homolog of Saccharomyces cerevisiae YPR133C (SPN1)), encoding MKRVILVIEVSSSVDIIILKPNLGLLREMSDNLKEQRIDDALTEPRELSQPMVRGEESSQPVERQRKHIDKSDDDEDFNTLTRTNVSSLPVTKYPEGSGPLGELPARRQVLEAKMERLLKKPKARQNRHDEDDLEQYLDEKILRLKDEMNMAAMKDIETLNRRIETGDNKLVVMEKVVLLPKVVSVLNKANLADTILDNNLLQSVRVWLEPLPDGSLPSFEIQKSLLTAIENLPVKTEHLKESGLGKVIIFYTKSKRVEPKLARIADRLVSEWTRPIIGASDNYRDKRVLKLEFDVEKHRKKSALDNAKSKKRKKAAVDEEKHKSLYEQAAARRNRAAAPAQTTTDYKYAPVSNISNLKTGIRTTGVGSTLNNSDLYKRLNSRMVKSKKSK
- the RPS23B gene encoding 40S ribosomal protein uS12 (Syntenic homolog of Ashbya gossypii AAR108C; Syntenic homolog of Saccharomyces cerevisiae YPR132W (RPS23B) and YGR118W (RPS23A); 1-intron in Ashbya gossypii), whose product is MGKGKPRGLNSARKLRVHRRNNRWAEQTYKKRLLGTAFKSSPFGGSSHAKGIVLEKIGVESKQPNSAIRKCVRVQLIKNGKKVTAFVPNDGCLNFVDENDEVLLAGFGRKGKAKGDIPGVRFKVVKVSGVSLLALWKEKKEKPRS
- a CDS encoding uncharacterized protein (Syntenic homolog of Ashbya gossypii ADR040C; Syntenic homolog of Saccharomyces cerevisiae YGR117C), coding for MPDNHSSITRDVIEILIARYLNKHNYDQTLRNFLTEARLPLSTVEKTDNLEDLDTIIAERIAFKKFDNSSRLKSDINEVLPPDEELDKLPTWNHTIKGTVVENVPQPGALAVNASVGLPLGLVVSTAAKEVCVFDKSSQIKHRFKCDGVIKKCGLLPNVAGDIIYYACGMDGTMSIYGKNWERLGRWKLHNRVITFMEFFVTQRDEIICFSTGFDKLLIVSKLDLKTLSLETLDTDELVSQCTTLKVLQGEQEEPIILYTRMDFSHLHILKLEDYKIIERCRIALNTAQFSTHAFNIHDMLVCGESHITNKNLNIQRIKQGSYLALATSHCPYMRIILVKFPNLSDEYLAKQGKEANRPFIHYDMVVRSIATNIPQDVYAQPILALRPHTSDVVVGCATGLYAVDIQLGTSWLLPIITQDAGIKTMAVYDNKVYLFLSNQSLVLWSLC